One Perognathus longimembris pacificus isolate PPM17 chromosome 24, ASM2315922v1, whole genome shotgun sequence DNA segment encodes these proteins:
- the Atoh1 gene encoding transcription factor ATOH1, whose amino-acid sequence MSRLLHAEEWAEVKELGDHHRHPQPHHLQPPPPQPPATLQTREPPVYPAELSLLDSTDPRAWLAPTLQGICTARAAQYLLHSPELGASEAAAAPEEVDGRGDLGRRSGGGGGGGGLHKNAGSSSAKVREQLCKLKGGVVDELSRQRAPSSKQVNGVQKQRRLAANARERRRMHGLNHAFDQLRNVIPSFNNDKKLSKYETLQMAQIYINALSDLLQTPSGAEQPPPPPAACKSDHHAHLRAAASYDGGAGSASAAGAPPPPAGAPRPPAPGGCRTRFPGPASSGAYSVPLDSLHFSTFEDSALTAMMAPKNLSPALPGGLLQPGSEENSKTSPRSHRSDGEFSPRSHYSDSDEAT is encoded by the coding sequence ATGTCCCGCCTGCTGCATGCAGAAGAGTGGGCCGAGGTGAAGGAGTTGGGGGACCACCATCGCCACCCCCAACCTCACCACCTCCAGCCTCCGCCACCGCAGCCACCTGCCACCTTGCAAACGAGGGAGCCGCCGGTGTACCCCGCCGAGCTGTCTCTCCTGGACAGCACCGACCCACGCGCCTGGCTGGCTCCCACTTTGCAGGGCATCTGCACGGCACGCGCCGCCCAGTATTTGCTGCATTCGCCCGAGCTGGGCGCCTCGGAGGCCGCGGCGGCCCCGGAGGAGGTGGACGGCCGGGGGGATCTGGGCCggaggagcggcggcggcggcggcggcggagggctCCATAAGAACGCAGGGTCGTCCTCGGCGAAAGTGCGGGAACAGTTGTGCAAGCTGAAAGGCGGCGTGGTGGACGAGCTGAGCCGCCAGCGAGCCCCTTCCAGCAAACAGGTGAATGGGGTGCAGAAGCAAAGACGGCTGGCGGCCAACGCCCGGGAGCGGCGCCGGATGCACGGGCTGAACCACGCCTTCGACCAGCTGCGCAACGTTATCCCGTCCTTCAACAACGACAAGAAGCTGTCCAAGTACGAGACCCTGCAGATGGCCCAGATCTACATCAACGCCCTGTCCGACCTGCTGCAGACGCCCAGCGGCGCGGAgcagcccccgccgcccccggccgCCTGCAAAAGCGACCACCACGCTCACCTGCGCGCCGCCGCCTCCTACGACGGGGGCGCGGGCTCCGCCTCCGCCGCCGGGgctccgccgccgcccgccggggccccgcggcccccTGCGCCCGGGGGCTGCCGGACTCGCTTCCCGGGCCCGGCGTCCAGCGGGGCTTACTCGGTGCCGCTGGACTCCCTGCACTTCTCCACGTTCGAGGACAGCGCCCTGACGGCGATGATGGCGCCCAAGAACTTGTCGCCGGCTCTGCCCGGGGGCCTCTTGCAGCCGGGGTCGGAGGAGAATAGCAAAACGTCGCCCAGGTCCCACCGAAGCGATGGCGAATTTTCCCCTCGTTCCCATTACAGTGACTCGGATGAGGCCACTTAG